Proteins from a genomic interval of Scomber scombrus chromosome 11, fScoSco1.1, whole genome shotgun sequence:
- the ap1m1 gene encoding AP-1 complex subunit mu-1 isoform X1 — protein MSASAVYVLDLKGKVLVCRNYRGDVDMSEIEHFMSLLMDKEEEGTLSPILAHGGVRFMWIKHNNLYLVATSKKNASVSLVFSFLYKIVQVFSEYFKELEEESIRDNFVIIYELMDELMDFGYPQTTDSKILQEYITQEGHKLDTGAPRPPATVTNAVSWRSEGIKYRKNEVFLDVIESVNLLVSANGNVLRSEIVGSIKMRVFLSGMPELRLGLNDKVLFENTGRGKSKSVELEDVKFHQCVRLSRFENDRTISFIPPDGEFELMSYRLNTHVKPLIWIESVIEKHSHSRIEYMIKAKSQFKRRSTANNVEIHIPVPTDADSPKFKTTVGSVKWVPENSEIVWSIKSFPGGKEYLMRAHFGLPSVEAEDKEGKPPISVKFEIPYFTTSGIQVRYLKIIEKSGYQALPWVRYITQNGDYQLRTQ, from the exons ATGTCTGCGAGCGCCGTGTATGTCTTGGATTTAAAAGGAAAG GTACTGGTGTGCCGAAACTACCGTGGAGATGTGGACATGTCAGAGATTGAGCACTTCATGAGCCTTCTGAtggacaaagaggaggaggggacgCTCTCTCCAATCCTGGCTCATGGGGGTGTTCGTTTCATGTGGATCAAACACAATAACCTCTACT TGGTTGCAACATCCAAGAAAAATGCCAGTGTCTCCTTGGTGTTCTCCTTTTTGTACAAAATTGTCCAG GTTTTTTCAGAGTATTTCAAAGAATTGGAGGAAGAGAGCATCAGAGATAACTTTGTCATCATATACGAGCTGATGGACGAGCTGATGGACTTCGGTTACCCTCAGACCACCGACAGCAAGATTCTGCAAGA ATACATAACCCAGGAGGGGCACAAACTAGACACCGGCGCCCCCCGCCCCCCAGCAACAGTCACCAACGCTGTCTCCTGGAGGTCAGAGGGCATTAAGTACAGGAAGAACGAAGTCTTCCTGGACGTCATTGAGTCAGTCAATCTCCTG GTCAGTGCCAATGGTAACGTTCTACGTAGTGAGATCGTAGGCTCCATTAAGATGCGTGTCTTCCTGTCTGGGATGCCTGAGTTGCGGTTGGGCCTTAACGACAAGGTTCTGTTTGAAAACACTGGAC GAGGGAAGAGTAAATCAGTAGAGCTGGAGGATGTCAAGTTTCACCAGTGTGTCCGTCTGTCTCGCTTTGAGAATGACCGCACTATCTCCTTTATTCCTCCTGATGGAGAGTTTGAGCTCATGTCCTATCGCCTCAACACTCAC GTGAAGCCCTTGATCTGGATTGAATCTGTAATCGAGAAGCACTCTCACAGTCGGATTGAGTACATGATCAAG GCAAAAAGTCAGTTCAAGAGGCGTTCCACAGCCAACAACGTGGAGATCCACATTCCTGTGCCAACGGACGCTGACTCACCTAAATTCAAGACCACAGTAGGCAGCGTGAAGTGGGtgcctgagaacagtgagatcGTCTGGTCGATCAAGTCCTTCCCT GGTGGAAAAGAGTATTTGATGAGAGCCCACTTTGGGCTGCCGAGTGTAGAGGCTGAAGATAAAGAGGGGAAGCCACCAATTAGTGTCAAATTTGAAATCCCGTACTTCACCACCTCAGGCATTCAG GTGCGTTACCTGAAGATCATTGAGAAGAGTGGATATCAGGCCTTGCCATGGGTGCGCTACATCACCCAAAATGGAG ATTACCAGCTCCGGACCCAGTAG
- the ap1m1 gene encoding AP-1 complex subunit mu-1 isoform X2 has product MGVFVSCGSNTITSTWLQHPRKMPVSPWCSPFCTKLSRFFSEYFKELEEESIRDNFVIIYELMDELMDFGYPQTTDSKILQEYITQEGHKLDTGAPRPPATVTNAVSWRSEGIKYRKNEVFLDVIESVNLLVSANGNVLRSEIVGSIKMRVFLSGMPELRLGLNDKVLFENTGRGKSKSVELEDVKFHQCVRLSRFENDRTISFIPPDGEFELMSYRLNTHVKPLIWIESVIEKHSHSRIEYMIKAKSQFKRRSTANNVEIHIPVPTDADSPKFKTTVGSVKWVPENSEIVWSIKSFPGGKEYLMRAHFGLPSVEAEDKEGKPPISVKFEIPYFTTSGIQVRYLKIIEKSGYQALPWVRYITQNGDYQLRTQ; this is encoded by the exons ATGGGGGTGTTCGTTTCATGTGGATCAAACACAATAACCTCTACT TGGTTGCAACATCCAAGAAAAATGCCAGTGTCTCCTTGGTGTTCTCCTTTTTGTACAAAATTGTCCAGGT TTTTTTCAGAGTATTTCAAAGAATTGGAGGAAGAGAGCATCAGAGATAACTTTGTCATCATATACGAGCTGATGGACGAGCTGATGGACTTCGGTTACCCTCAGACCACCGACAGCAAGATTCTGCAAGA ATACATAACCCAGGAGGGGCACAAACTAGACACCGGCGCCCCCCGCCCCCCAGCAACAGTCACCAACGCTGTCTCCTGGAGGTCAGAGGGCATTAAGTACAGGAAGAACGAAGTCTTCCTGGACGTCATTGAGTCAGTCAATCTCCTG GTCAGTGCCAATGGTAACGTTCTACGTAGTGAGATCGTAGGCTCCATTAAGATGCGTGTCTTCCTGTCTGGGATGCCTGAGTTGCGGTTGGGCCTTAACGACAAGGTTCTGTTTGAAAACACTGGAC GAGGGAAGAGTAAATCAGTAGAGCTGGAGGATGTCAAGTTTCACCAGTGTGTCCGTCTGTCTCGCTTTGAGAATGACCGCACTATCTCCTTTATTCCTCCTGATGGAGAGTTTGAGCTCATGTCCTATCGCCTCAACACTCAC GTGAAGCCCTTGATCTGGATTGAATCTGTAATCGAGAAGCACTCTCACAGTCGGATTGAGTACATGATCAAG GCAAAAAGTCAGTTCAAGAGGCGTTCCACAGCCAACAACGTGGAGATCCACATTCCTGTGCCAACGGACGCTGACTCACCTAAATTCAAGACCACAGTAGGCAGCGTGAAGTGGGtgcctgagaacagtgagatcGTCTGGTCGATCAAGTCCTTCCCT GGTGGAAAAGAGTATTTGATGAGAGCCCACTTTGGGCTGCCGAGTGTAGAGGCTGAAGATAAAGAGGGGAAGCCACCAATTAGTGTCAAATTTGAAATCCCGTACTTCACCACCTCAGGCATTCAG GTGCGTTACCTGAAGATCATTGAGAAGAGTGGATATCAGGCCTTGCCATGGGTGCGCTACATCACCCAAAATGGAG ATTACCAGCTCCGGACCCAGTAG